From the genome of Arthrobacter sp. ERGS1:01:
GTATCGGTGCTTCACCCTTGGACGAAGTCCATTCGGGGAGAGCAATACTTGGACACAGGCATGGCTACATTTCAATCCATCAAAGGTATTCGGATGACTCATGTATTCAAAGGCGGCTTGGAAAGGCCCAGGAAAATGACACGGATTCTGGGCCCCTGGGTTCTGCTGATCCTGGACGAGTCACATATTGAATTCCGGATGAGATTTCGTTGGCTCGCGCGTTTTGCTGGGCCGTGGCGGGTCGAACGTTCGGCCATCCGCGAGGTCTACCTGGGCCGTTTGAACGACTTGGCGCCCTCGCAGGTGAACTTCCTCGCCGAGGAGAACATGCCCTGGACATTCCTTGCCCAATCGCCCCAGGCCGTCCTTGAAGCCGCGGAAGAGCTTGGCTACCCCGTTCGGCATAACGACCAGATCCGGTAACGGCATGACCTCCGCCGCAACCATCGACGCGGGCGTCCGTACAATGGGAGGGCAGTTCCGGCACTGCATTACGGAGACCCCATGACCAGCGCACACCCGACTTCCCCAACTGTGCCCCGGCTGGACGGCGATAGCGTGCTCAACGTTTTGCGCACCCCGCGGCTCTTCACCCGCGAGGTGCTGGCCGGCGTCGTCACCAGCCTGGCGCTGATCCCCGAGGTCATTTCCTTTTCCGTCATCGCGGGCGTTGACCCCAAGGTCAGCCTGATCGCCTCGGTGGTTTTGGCGTTGACCATGTCCATTTTGGGCGGCCGGCCCGCCATGGTCACGGCGGCTGCCGGCTCGGTGGCCCTGGTGATCGCGCCGCTGGTCAAGGCCCACGGCGTGGAGTACGTGCTGCCCGCGGTGGTGCTGGCCGGGCTGGTGCAGATCGTGTTTGGCCTGGCCGGGCTGTCCAGGCTCATGCGCTTCATTCCTCGGTCGGTCATGATCGGCTTCGTCAACGCCCTGGGCATCCTGATCTTCGTGGCGCAGGTTCCGCACCTGCTCAACGTGCCATGGCTGGTCTACCCGCTGTTCATTGTGACGCTGGCAATCATCCTGATCCTGCCCCGCCTGACCTCGGCCGTGCCGGCGCCGCTCGTGGCGATCGTGGTGGTGACCGCCGTCGTGATGATTGCGCACCTCTCCGTGCCCAACGTGGCCGGCGAGGGGCCCATGACCGGTGGTCTCCCCGGCCTGACCCCGTTCCTGGCGCCCTTCAACCTGGACACCCTGGGCATCATTTGGCCCACGGCGTTGAGCGTTGCGTTCGTTGGGCTCATGGAGACGTTGCTGACCGCCAAGCTGGTCGATGAGCTGACCGACACCCGATCGCACAAGAGCCGGGAATCGTGGGCGCTGGGCGTGTCGAATATCCTGTCCGGCTTCTACGGCGGCATTGCCGGGTGCGCCATGATCGGCCAAACCATCGTCAACGTGAAGATCGGCCGTGCGCGCACCCGGGTGTCCACGTTCGCGGCCGGGCTGGTCCTGCTGCTCCTGGTCACCGGGCTGAGCGGAATCATGGCGCAGATCCCCATGGTGGCGCTGGCCGCCGTCATGATGGTGGTGGCCGTGACCACGGTGGATTGGCGCAGTGTCCGGCCCGCAACCCTTGCGCGCATGCCCGTTCCGGAGACCATTGTCATGGTTGTGACGGTGATCGTGGTGGTGGCCACCGGAAACCTGGCGGTGGGTGTGCTGGTGGGCGCCGTCCTGGCCATGGTGCTCTTTGCCCGGCGGGTGGCGCACGTGGTCACGGTGGAGCGCGCCGTGGCCCCGGATGGCGCATCCGTCGACTACCTGGTGCGCGGGCCGCTGTTCTTTGGCAGCAGCAACGACCTGGTGGCGCAGTTCAGCTATGCCGAGGACCCCGCCGAGGTGCGCGTGGACCTCACGCATGCGCAGATCTGGGACGCCTCCACGGTTGCGGCCCTGGATTCGATTGAAGGCAAATACGCCAGGCACGGCGCCGAACTGTCCATCACGGGGCTCGATGATCGCAGCACCGTGTTCCGGGACCGGCTCAGCGGGCACCTCTAGCGGCACGCCGGCCGGACCGACGGCGCCGGGCTGCGTCAGTCCTTCGGGTTGGCCAGGCCCTCGACGATTGCGGCGCCGGGCAGTTTGGCGAGTTCGCGCGGGTCAAGGCGCACCTTGCTGGTCCGGTTTCCGCCGCCCATGACCACGTATGTTTGTTCCATGACGGCGCTGTCAATGTAGATGGGCAAGTCCCGCACGCCGATCGCGGTGACGCCGCCAATTTCCATGCCGGTAAGCGCCGTCGTCGTGTCCGCGTCGGCAAAGGAGGCACGCTTGACGCCGAGCAGCTCCTTGACCTTCTTGTTGACGTCGAGCCGGGTGGTGCCGAGCACCACGCAGATCGCATAGTGCGGCGGGTCGACCTTTTTGGAGGTGACCACGATCGTGTTGGCCGACTGCTCCAGGGACACGCCGAAGTGCGCGCAGAACTCCGCGGTGTCCGCCAGCTCGGCCGGGCACGCCATGACCTCGTGGACAATTCCATGGGTGGCCACGGCGCTTTGCACCGACGCCAACAACGCTGAACCGTTCAAAGTCTCTTCGCTCTGCATGAGCCAAGACTAGGCGATGGACCGCTCCGCACTTTAATGTAAGAATATGCGTATGAACGCAGATAAGAGTATTTGTTCGCTCGACGCCGACAGCCAATACGTGGAATTGGCGGTGGAGGTGTTCGCCATGCTGGCCGACGCCACCCGGGTGCGCATCATCC
Proteins encoded in this window:
- a CDS encoding YbaK/EbsC family protein, with the protein product MQSEETLNGSALLASVQSAVATHGIVHEVMACPAELADTAEFCAHFGVSLEQSANTIVVTSKKVDPPHYAICVVLGTTRLDVNKKVKELLGVKRASFADADTTTALTGMEIGGVTAIGVRDLPIYIDSAVMEQTYVVMGGGNRTSKVRLDPRELAKLPGAAIVEGLANPKD
- a CDS encoding SulP family inorganic anion transporter, which codes for MTSAHPTSPTVPRLDGDSVLNVLRTPRLFTREVLAGVVTSLALIPEVISFSVIAGVDPKVSLIASVVLALTMSILGGRPAMVTAAAGSVALVIAPLVKAHGVEYVLPAVVLAGLVQIVFGLAGLSRLMRFIPRSVMIGFVNALGILIFVAQVPHLLNVPWLVYPLFIVTLAIILILPRLTSAVPAPLVAIVVVTAVVMIAHLSVPNVAGEGPMTGGLPGLTPFLAPFNLDTLGIIWPTALSVAFVGLMETLLTAKLVDELTDTRSHKSRESWALGVSNILSGFYGGIAGCAMIGQTIVNVKIGRARTRVSTFAAGLVLLLLVTGLSGIMAQIPMVALAAVMMVVAVTTVDWRSVRPATLARMPVPETIVMVVTVIVVVATGNLAVGVLVGAVLAMVLFARRVAHVVTVERAVAPDGASVDYLVRGPLFFGSSNDLVAQFSYAEDPAEVRVDLTHAQIWDASTVAALDSIEGKYARHGAELSITGLDDRSTVFRDRLSGHL